In Cyprinus carpio isolate SPL01 chromosome A1, ASM1834038v1, whole genome shotgun sequence, the following proteins share a genomic window:
- the LOC109096048 gene encoding homeobox protein PKNOX1-like isoform X2, with translation MMTSPSVSMEDYQEAEQMQVGEQTAGQVEERLEEEEEREEEESSSASSEPQTPMEVYKTAIYRHPLFPLLALLFEKCEQSTQSSECVTSASFDVDIENFVRNQEKEGKAFFSENPDLDNLMVKAIQVLRIHLLELEKVNDLCKDFCSRYIACLKTKMNSETLLSGEPGSPYSPTQTQPLSSFSGAMSPHGIVVPASALQQGNVTVTAVNPTQVVTAGTVYQPVTVVTPQGQVVTQTLSPGTIRIQNSQLQLQLNQDLNFFSQEDNSSKAKRGILPKHATSVMRSWLFQHIGHPYPTEDEKKQIALQTNLTLLQVNNWFINARRRILQPMLDASSSDTPKNKKKTPQTRPLQRFWPNSLAASVSQQQVTMEDGTMVTVGVGEDGLQTLSSDGATLAMQQVMMGGHSEDDDDDEEDEEDEDDDPSHSDMTRLGLETSDSL, from the exons ATGATGACATCCCCATCGGTGTCCATGGAGGATTACCAAGAGGCtgaacag ATGCAAGTGGGAGAACAGACGGCGGGACAAGTGGAGGAGAggctggaggaagaggaggagagagaggaagaggagagcagCTCAGCATCGTCCGAGCCACAAACTCCTATGGAGGTCTACAAGACGGCTATTTACAG ACACCCCTTGTTCCCCCTGCTGGCGCTGCTCTTTGAGAAATGCGAGCAATCCACTCAGAGCTCGGAGTGCGTGACCTCGGCCAGTTTCGATGTGGATATTGAGAACTTTGTGCGAAACCAGGAGAAAGAAGGCAAGGCTTTCTTCAGCGAGAACCCCGATTTGGACAATCTG ATGGTGAAGGCCATCCAGGTGTTACGGATTCACCTGCTGGAGCTGGAGAAGGTGAATGACCTGTGTAAAGATTTCTGCAGCCGCTACATCGCCTGCCTCAAGACCAAGATGAACAGCGAGACGCTGCTCAGCGGAGAGCCAGGAAGCCCCTACTCCCCGACACAGACACAG CCGCTGAGCTCCTTCTCTGGAGCCATGAGTCCTCACGGTATTGTAGTACCAGCGTCGGCTTTACAACAAGGCAATGTTACTGTCACAGCTGTGAACCCCACACAGGTGGTAACAG CTGGTACAGTGTATCAGCCTGTTACAGTTGTCACTCCACAGGGGCAGGTGGTCACACAGACTCTGTCACCTGGAACAATACGCATCCAGAACTCACAG CTTCAGCTGCAGTTGAACCAGGATCTAAACTTTTTCAGTCAGGAAGACAATTCGTCTAAGGCCAAGAGAGGCATCTTGCCTAAACACGCCACCAGTGTCATGCGTTCTTGGCTCTTCCAGCACATcggt CACCCCTATCCTACGGAAGATGAGAAGAAACAGATCGCCCTGCAGACCAACCTCACCCTGCTGCAGGTTAACAACTG GTTTATTAACGCGCGGCGACGGATCCTTCAGCCCATGCTGGACGCCAGCTCCTCGGACACACCCAAGAACAAAAAGAAGACGCCCCAAACGCGCCCCCTACAACGCTTCTGGCCCAACTCCCTCGCCGCCTCTGTGTCCCAGCAGCAGGTCACCATGGAAGACG GTACCATGGTAACAGTCGGTGTGGGTGAGGACGGCCTCCAGACGCTCTCATCAGACGGAGCTACGCTGGCCATGCAGCAGGTCATGATGGGAGGTCACAgcgaggatgatgatgatgatgaagaggatgaagagGACGAGGACGATGATCCTTCCCACTCCGATATGACCAGGCTGGGCCTGGAGACCAGCGACTCGCTGTAG
- the LOC109096048 gene encoding homeobox protein PKNOX1-like isoform X1: MMTSPSVSMEDYQEAEQMQVGEQTAGQVEERLEEEEEREEEESSSASSEPQTPMEVYKTAIYRHPLFPLLALLFEKCEQSTQSSECVTSASFDVDIENFVRNQEKEGKAFFSENPDLDNLMVKAIQVLRIHLLELEKVNDLCKDFCSRYIACLKTKMNSETLLSGEPGSPYSPTQTQVCSKTLQNTVSISAQDITGVHVFSSQPLSSFSGAMSPHGIVVPASALQQGNVTVTAVNPTQVVTAGTVYQPVTVVTPQGQVVTQTLSPGTIRIQNSQLQLQLNQDLNFFSQEDNSSKAKRGILPKHATSVMRSWLFQHIGHPYPTEDEKKQIALQTNLTLLQVNNWFINARRRILQPMLDASSSDTPKNKKKTPQTRPLQRFWPNSLAASVSQQQVTMEDGTMVTVGVGEDGLQTLSSDGATLAMQQVMMGGHSEDDDDDEEDEEDEDDDPSHSDMTRLGLETSDSL, from the exons ATGATGACATCCCCATCGGTGTCCATGGAGGATTACCAAGAGGCtgaacag ATGCAAGTGGGAGAACAGACGGCGGGACAAGTGGAGGAGAggctggaggaagaggaggagagagaggaagaggagagcagCTCAGCATCGTCCGAGCCACAAACTCCTATGGAGGTCTACAAGACGGCTATTTACAG ACACCCCTTGTTCCCCCTGCTGGCGCTGCTCTTTGAGAAATGCGAGCAATCCACTCAGAGCTCGGAGTGCGTGACCTCGGCCAGTTTCGATGTGGATATTGAGAACTTTGTGCGAAACCAGGAGAAAGAAGGCAAGGCTTTCTTCAGCGAGAACCCCGATTTGGACAATCTG ATGGTGAAGGCCATCCAGGTGTTACGGATTCACCTGCTGGAGCTGGAGAAGGTGAATGACCTGTGTAAAGATTTCTGCAGCCGCTACATCGCCTGCCTCAAGACCAAGATGAACAGCGAGACGCTGCTCAGCGGAGAGCCAGGAAGCCCCTACTCCCCGACACAGACACAGGTATGCTCGAAAACACTGCAGAACACTGTCTCCATCTCTGCTCAGGACATAACCGGTGTGCACGTGTTCTCCTCACAGCCGCTGAGCTCCTTCTCTGGAGCCATGAGTCCTCACGGTATTGTAGTACCAGCGTCGGCTTTACAACAAGGCAATGTTACTGTCACAGCTGTGAACCCCACACAGGTGGTAACAG CTGGTACAGTGTATCAGCCTGTTACAGTTGTCACTCCACAGGGGCAGGTGGTCACACAGACTCTGTCACCTGGAACAATACGCATCCAGAACTCACAG CTTCAGCTGCAGTTGAACCAGGATCTAAACTTTTTCAGTCAGGAAGACAATTCGTCTAAGGCCAAGAGAGGCATCTTGCCTAAACACGCCACCAGTGTCATGCGTTCTTGGCTCTTCCAGCACATcggt CACCCCTATCCTACGGAAGATGAGAAGAAACAGATCGCCCTGCAGACCAACCTCACCCTGCTGCAGGTTAACAACTG GTTTATTAACGCGCGGCGACGGATCCTTCAGCCCATGCTGGACGCCAGCTCCTCGGACACACCCAAGAACAAAAAGAAGACGCCCCAAACGCGCCCCCTACAACGCTTCTGGCCCAACTCCCTCGCCGCCTCTGTGTCCCAGCAGCAGGTCACCATGGAAGACG GTACCATGGTAACAGTCGGTGTGGGTGAGGACGGCCTCCAGACGCTCTCATCAGACGGAGCTACGCTGGCCATGCAGCAGGTCATGATGGGAGGTCACAgcgaggatgatgatgatgatgaagaggatgaagagGACGAGGACGATGATCCTTCCCACTCCGATATGACCAGGCTGGGCCTGGAGACCAGCGACTCGCTGTAG